Part of the Lysobacter enzymogenes genome is shown below.
GGTCGTGCTGGGCATTCCGCTGACCGAGACCGACGCCATCACCGGCCTGGTCGGCATCGACAGCAACGAGATCCTGATCGGCCGCAGCTACACCCCGCAGAGCATCGTCGACTACCTCGACGCGCTCGGCCACCAGACCTTCAAGGCCTGGCGCGCGCAGATCGGCTGGGGCCGCAACAGCCTCAACCACGCGCTGACGCCGACCGCCGGCACCCAGCAGCGCCTGTGGCTGGAAGCGACCCTGCCGGGCTCGACGGTCGAGTACTACAAGATCAACTACAGCTTCTCCAAGTTCTGGCCGCTGTCGCGCCACCTGGTGCTGAACACCCGCGCCGAACTCGGCTACGGCGACAGCTACGGCAAGGACACCAGCCGCATCATCGACCGCGACGGCCCGAACGGCCCGCTGCCGCCGGAGAAGATCACCGCCACCGGCCTGCCGTTCTTCGAGAACTTCTACGCCGGCGGCGTGCGCTCGGTGCGCGGCTTCACCGACAACACCCTGGGTCCGCGCGAGGCCTCGCTCAACGGCACCTACGCGCAGCCGCTCGGCGGCGCGTTCAAGACCACCGGCTCGCTGGAAATGTACTTCCCGACCCTGCTCGACACCCCGGCCGCGCGCGTGTCGGCGTTCGTCGACTTCGGCAACGTGTACAAGGACTACGACTCGTTCGAGGCCAACGAGCTGCGCGCTTCGGCCGGCATCGCGCTGATGTGGCGCTCGCCGATGGGCCCGATCTCGATCAGCTACGCGTTCCCGTTCAAGAAGCAGGACGACGTGCTCGACGTCAACGGCAAGAAGACCGGCCGCGGCGACGAACTCGAGCGCCTGCAGTTCACCTTCGGCGGCACGTTCTGAGCGCGGCCTCGCGGCCGCACCCTGGCGTGAACGCAAGCCATTACACCGCCCGCGAACTGGCCGAGCGCTTCGCGCTCGGCCTGCACGGCGACGGCGAGGTCCGCATCGACGGCGTCGGCACCCTGGCCAAGGCCGGGCCGAGCCAGCTGGCGTTCCTGGCCAATCCGAAATACCGCTCGCAGCTCGACGGCAGCGCCGCCGGCGTGGTGGTGATGCGCGAGGACGCGGCCGCCGGCTACGCCGGCACCGCGCTGATCGCGCGCGATCCCTACGCCGCGTTCGCCAAGATGTCGGCGCTGTTCGAGCCCAGGCCCGAACGTCCGCCCGGCATCCACGCCTCGGCCGCGATCGACCCGACCGCCGAGGTCTCCCCGCTCGCCCACATCGGCGCGTTCGTCAGCATCGGCGCGCGCAGCCGCGTCGAGGCCGGGGCGATGCTCGGCCCGGGCTGCGTGATCGGCGACGACTGCGCGGTCGGCGAAGGCTGCGAACTGGTCGCGCGGGTCACCCTGGTGACCCGGGTGCGCCTGGGCAAGCGCGTGCTGATCCATCCCGGCGCGGTGCTTGGCGCCGACGGCTTCGGCCTGGCGATGGAAGCCGGGCGCTGGCTCAAGGTGCCGCAGCTCGGCGGGGTCGAGATCGGCGACGACTGCGAGATCGGCGCCAACACCACCATCGACCGCGGCGCCATCGAGGACACCGTGCTCGAGGAAGACGTGCGCCTGGACAACCAGATCCAGATCGGCCACAACGTCCGCATCGGCGCGCACAGCGCGATGGCCGGCTGCTCGGCCGCGGCCGGCAGCGCCAAGATCGGCCGCTACTGCCTGATCGGCGGCGGCGCCGGCGTGCTCGGCCATCTGGAGGTCTGCGACAAGGTCACCGTCACCGCGATGAGCTTGGTCACCAGCTCGATCCGCGAACCCGGCGAATATTCCTCGGGCACCCCGCTGATGGACAACCGCAGCTGGCGCAAGAACGCCGCGCGCTTCAAGCAGCTCGACGCGATCGCCCGGCGCACCCGCGGCGCGGGCGGCGGCGGCGAAGAAAGCTGAGCCCCCTGCCCGGCCCCGCGCCGCGCATACAATGGCGCCCCAGCCGCCCGGCCCCGCGCGGTCCATACGGTAGCGCCACACCCGCCGCGGAAACTGCGGGACAATGGCGCTCCGCGTCACACCACAAGGGTCGCCAGGCACGGCGGCCGCGAGCACAGGACGTGCGATAAAGGACGAAAGACAAGATGAGCCAGACCCTGCGACTCCCGCTCGACGTGCCGGCGATCCAGCAACTGCTGCCGCACCGCTATCCGTTCCTGCTGATCGACCGCGTGCTCGAACTGGAACCCCACAAGCGCGTGCTCGCCATCAAGGGCGTGAGCTGCAACGAGCCCTTCTTCAACGGCCACTTCCCCGGCAACCCGGTCATGCCCGGCGTGCTGGTGATCGAGGCCCTGGCCCAGGCCGGCGGCCTGCTGACCCAGGTCTCGCACGGCGGCCTCGCCGACGGCCGCTCGTTCTACCTGGTCAAGGTCGACAACGCGCGCTTCTCGCGCATGGTCGTGCCCGGCGACCGGCTCGAACTCGAGGTCAACCTCAAGCGCATGATCCGCAACATGGCGCTGTTCGACGGCGTCGCCCGGGTCGACGGCGAAGTCGTGGCCAGCGCCCAGATCATGTGCGCCGAAGCCAAGGAATGATCCGATGAGCGCGACGATTCACCCCACCGCCTTCGTCGATCCCGCCGCGACGCTCGGCGAAGGCGTCGTGGTCGGCGCGTTCTGCTACATCGGCGCCGAAGTCGAAGTCGGCGCCGGCACCGCGTTCGGTCCGCACTGCACGATCCAAGGGCCGACCCGGATCGGCCGCGACAACCGCTTCCACGCCCAGTGCGGCATCGGCGGCGATCCGCAGGACAAGAAGTTCGCCGGCGAGCGCACCGAACTGGTCATCGGCGACGGCAACCACTTCCGCGAGTTCGTCACCGTCAACCGCGGCACCGGCAACGGCGGCGGCGTCACCCGCATCGGCGACCGCAACTGGCTGCTGGCCTACACCCACGTCGCCCACGATTGCCATATCGGCAACGACTGCGTGTTCTCCAACAACTCCACGCTCGCCGGCCACGTCACCGTCGAAGACCACGTCATCATGAGCGGCTTCTCCGGCGTGCATCAGTTCTGCCGGGTCGGCGCGCACGCCTTCATCGGCATGGGCGCGCTGGTCAACGGCGACGTCGCGCCGTTCCTGATGGTCGCCCAGGACGGCTACGGCCGCCCGCGCGGGATCAACGCCGAAGGCCTCAAGCGCCGCGGCTTCGGCCCCGAGCGCATCGCCGCGATCAAGCGCGCCTACCGCGCGGTGTTCATGTCCGGCGCCTCGCTCGAGGATGCGCGCGCCAAGCTCGAAGAGCTGGCCGCCGACAGCGCGGACGTGCGCGCGTTGCTGGACTTCATCGGCAGCGGCGAGCGCCCGCTGCTGCGCTGAGCGCGCGAAGATGGACGCGGTGCGGCGGCTGCGCATCGGTTCGGTCGGGTTCGAATACACGATCGAAGCGCGCGACTACCGAATCGAGATCGGCGAGATCTTCGTCGACGAACGTCCGCTCGCGCACTGGCTCGGCGATGTCCGTCATATGGGCAACTGCCACACCGACCTCGACCCGCGCACTCCCGCCAAGCGCCGCGAAGCGGCGCGGGCCATCTATCTCGGCCTCGCGCCCGCCGACAACCAGAACGAAAGCGGCCGGCTGGTGCTGTACCGTTGCCACTGCGGCTGCGATTACTGCGGGGTCGTGTCCTGCGAGCTGAAGTTCGACGGCGATCACGTTGTATGGGATCGGTTGACCTACGAAAGCGACGACGGCCCCATGCTCGAACGCGATCCGCACGAAGATCCCGCGGACAGCCTGTTTCCCCCGAATGGTCCGCAGCGCTTCGTCTTCGACCGCGCCCAATACCAGGCCGAACTGGAACGTCATTTCGCCCAATGAACGCCGCCAAGCCCGCCGCCGTCGACCCCGCCCGCATCGACGAAATCTTTCCCGCCGCGCCCCCGCCGCCGCCGCGTTTCGCCCTGATCGCCGGCGAAGCCTCCGGCGACCTGCTCGGCGCGGGACTCATCGAGGAACTCAAGCGCCGCTACCCGGGCGCCGAGTTCGTCGGCGTCGGCGGCGAGCAGATGCGCGCGGCCGGCATGGACACCTGGTTCGACGCCGGCGAACTGGCGGTCATGGGGCTCAGCGAAGTGCTCAAGCACCTGCCGCGGCTGCTGCGCCTGCGCCGCGACGTGCGCCAGCGCATCCTCGACTGGAAGCCCGACGCCTTCATCGGCATCGACGCGCCGGACTTCAATCTCGGGGTGGAGCGCTG
Proteins encoded:
- the lpxD gene encoding UDP-3-O-(3-hydroxymyristoyl)glucosamine N-acyltransferase, with the translated sequence MNASHYTARELAERFALGLHGDGEVRIDGVGTLAKAGPSQLAFLANPKYRSQLDGSAAGVVVMREDAAAGYAGTALIARDPYAAFAKMSALFEPRPERPPGIHASAAIDPTAEVSPLAHIGAFVSIGARSRVEAGAMLGPGCVIGDDCAVGEGCELVARVTLVTRVRLGKRVLIHPGAVLGADGFGLAMEAGRWLKVPQLGGVEIGDDCEIGANTTIDRGAIEDTVLEEDVRLDNQIQIGHNVRIGAHSAMAGCSAAAGSAKIGRYCLIGGGAGVLGHLEVCDKVTVTAMSLVTSSIREPGEYSSGTPLMDNRSWRKNAARFKQLDAIARRTRGAGGGGEES
- the fabZ gene encoding 3-hydroxyacyl-ACP dehydratase FabZ; the protein is MSQTLRLPLDVPAIQQLLPHRYPFLLIDRVLELEPHKRVLAIKGVSCNEPFFNGHFPGNPVMPGVLVIEALAQAGGLLTQVSHGGLADGRSFYLVKVDNARFSRMVVPGDRLELEVNLKRMIRNMALFDGVARVDGEVVASAQIMCAEAKE
- the lpxA gene encoding acyl-ACP--UDP-N-acetylglucosamine O-acyltransferase; amino-acid sequence: MSATIHPTAFVDPAATLGEGVVVGAFCYIGAEVEVGAGTAFGPHCTIQGPTRIGRDNRFHAQCGIGGDPQDKKFAGERTELVIGDGNHFREFVTVNRGTGNGGGVTRIGDRNWLLAYTHVAHDCHIGNDCVFSNNSTLAGHVTVEDHVIMSGFSGVHQFCRVGAHAFIGMGALVNGDVAPFLMVAQDGYGRPRGINAEGLKRRGFGPERIAAIKRAYRAVFMSGASLEDARAKLEELAADSADVRALLDFIGSGERPLLR